A DNA window from Calliphora vicina chromosome 1, idCalVici1.1, whole genome shotgun sequence contains the following coding sequences:
- the LOC135949779 gene encoding uncharacterized protein LOC135949779 — MFGNPQPYLETQKKIFNTNVTPVLLYACETWNPSNRELQTMQAFVNRCLRRILRIFWPNIITNNELWEWTRQSSIRSEIKRRKWPWLGHTLRKPQDDVTRQGTEWTPQGSRRRGRPSKTWRRLVEIEAAEAGVS; from the coding sequence ATGTTTGGCAATCCACAACCATATCTAGAGACACAAAAAAAGATCTTTAATACCAATGTAACGCCTGTCCTACTCTACGCATGTGAAACGTGGAACCCATCCAATCGCGAACTGCAAACAATGCAAGCTTTTGTGAATCGTTGTCTGCGTAGAATTCTGCGAATATTCTGGCCTAACATCATCACGAACAATGAGTTGTGGGAATGGACGCGGCAGTCGTCGATTCGCTCAGAAATTAAACGACGTAAATGGCCCTGGCTTGGACATACACTACGCAAACCACAAGATGATGTAACGAGACAAGGTACCGAATGGACACCTCAAGGAAGCCGAAGGAGGGGTCGTCCATCCAAAACCTGGCGCAGACTAGTGGAAATAGAAGCAGCAGAGGCTGGTGTATCCTAG